In a genomic window of Shouchella clausii:
- the efp gene encoding elongation factor P, which yields MISVNDFKTGLTIEVDNGIWQVMEFQHVKPGKGAAFVRSKLRNLRTGAIQEKTFRAGEKVAKAHIENRRMQYLYASGDTHTFMDNETYEQLELQTAQIEYELKFLKENMEVHVISYESETLGVEVPNTVILEVVETEPGIKGDTASGGTKPATLETGLTVQVPFFVNQGDKLVIDTRSASYVSRA from the coding sequence ATGATCTCAGTAAATGATTTTAAAACGGGCTTAACCATTGAAGTCGATAATGGCATTTGGCAAGTGATGGAGTTCCAACATGTTAAACCGGGAAAAGGAGCAGCGTTTGTCCGCTCAAAACTGCGTAACTTGAGGACGGGCGCAATCCAAGAGAAAACGTTCCGTGCTGGTGAGAAAGTCGCAAAAGCGCATATTGAAAACCGTCGTATGCAATATTTGTATGCAAGTGGCGACACACACACATTTATGGATAACGAAACGTATGAACAGCTTGAACTGCAAACAGCACAAATTGAGTACGAGCTAAAATTTTTAAAAGAGAACATGGAAGTACATGTCATCTCGTATGAAAGCGAAACACTGGGCGTAGAAGTGCCGAATACGGTCATTTTAGAAGTTGTGGAAACCGAGCCTGGAATTAAAGGCGATACAGCCTCAGGAGGTACGAAGCCGGCAACTTTAGAAACAGGTTTGACTGTTCAGGTGCCTTTTTTCGTAAACCAAGGCGATAAGCTAGTAATTGACACAAGATCAGCTTCTTACGTATCAAGAGCATAG
- a CDS encoding shikimate kinase → MRTEVPLIEKNIVLVGFMGVGKTSIGQALAKKMYRDFIDIDAKIEEKLNMSIPAIFEKHGEAFFRQHEKEAVFSACKEKLKIISLGGGAFTQEAVRQRCLADCIVIHLDLSFECWKDRVHMLIDNRPILQGKSMPELKQLYTVRRKAYENYHSRFSTDAFNVEEAAEYLKESLHLAYEIEG, encoded by the coding sequence ATGAGAACAGAAGTGCCTTTAATTGAAAAAAACATCGTTTTAGTCGGGTTTATGGGCGTCGGCAAAACAAGCATTGGCCAAGCGCTCGCCAAAAAAATGTACCGTGATTTTATTGATATCGATGCCAAGATTGAAGAAAAGTTGAACATGAGCATTCCCGCGATTTTTGAAAAACATGGGGAAGCTTTTTTTCGCCAACATGAAAAAGAAGCCGTTTTTTCTGCTTGCAAGGAAAAATTGAAAATTATTTCCCTTGGCGGCGGCGCTTTTACACAAGAAGCGGTCCGCCAGCGCTGCCTTGCCGACTGCATTGTCATTCACTTGGATCTTTCATTTGAGTGTTGGAAAGACCGTGTCCACATGCTGATTGACAACCGCCCGATTCTCCAAGGAAAATCGATGCCTGAATTAAAACAACTTTACACAGTAAGACGCAAGGCTTATGAAAATTATCACTCCCGCTTTTCGACAGACGCTTTCAATGTCGAGGAAGCCGCGGAGTATTTAAAAGAATCGCTCCACCTCGCCTATGAAATCGAAGGCTAA
- a CDS encoding YfzA family protein, whose protein sequence is MATKKKPVSFLKKPWVSSIGVFLLSQIIFIIFETTGWIPYRDFDDGTLYGKIVGAPIFTKWLAFYEEPHMNLLTVFFGIFFLVPGMIGAIKTIFVTEKN, encoded by the coding sequence TTGGCTACTAAAAAAAAACCTGTTTCATTTCTAAAAAAGCCTTGGGTATCGTCTATTGGTGTATTTTTATTGTCACAAATAATTTTTATTATATTTGAGACGACAGGCTGGATCCCTTATAGGGATTTTGATGATGGAACGTTATATGGAAAAATTGTTGGAGCTCCCATTTTTACAAAGTGGCTTGCTTTTTATGAAGAACCACATATGAATTTACTTACCGTATTTTTTGGTATCTTTTTTCTGGTACCTGGAATGATAGGGGCAATAAAAACTATTTTTGTCACTGAAAAAAACTAG
- a CDS encoding YqhV family protein yields the protein MFVAIKWALLVMVGLRLLSGLIEISAALLMLKYNSIERAVAINAVLAIVGPSIFLLSIAIGLISIADKLSPSKLVFIATGVALILIGIRK from the coding sequence ATGTTTGTTGCCATTAAATGGGCCCTTCTGGTCATGGTAGGGTTGAGGCTGCTTTCTGGCTTGATTGAAATTAGCGCTGCCTTGCTAATGCTCAAATACAACAGCATTGAACGTGCGGTAGCGATCAATGCTGTCCTTGCCATCGTCGGTCCTTCAATTTTTTTACTATCGATCGCCATTGGCTTGATCAGCATTGCTGATAAACTGTCGCCAAGCAAATTAGTCTTTATCGCCACAGGCGTTGCCCTCATTTTAATTGGCATCCGCAAATAG
- the spoIIIAA gene encoding stage III sporulation protein AA: MLRDLLRLFPQPVQSFIEGLRTAELEELEEIRLRVGQPVECLFASRSVYSTNPLYRFSVADASYVLNQLSQYSLYAFEEELQKGYITVAGGHRVGLAGKTVLENGAVQTIRPVSSFNVRIARQKIGAAEKVIDKLYDRQTNSWQNALLIGPPQTGKTTVLRDVARIVSTGSKKDHIPSCKVGIVDERSEIAGCVAGVPQHELGIRVDVLDGCPKAEGMMMLIRSMSPDVLIVDEIGREEDAKAILEARHAGVSLIATAHGHTLEEVAKRPVFNGLFEQEAFTCVIELGKSPRPGSIKRVRRPQQTRIRR, encoded by the coding sequence ATGCTTCGTGACTTACTGCGGCTGTTTCCCCAGCCGGTTCAATCCTTTATAGAAGGCCTTCGCACAGCGGAATTGGAGGAGCTTGAAGAAATCCGGTTAAGGGTGGGTCAACCGGTTGAATGTCTGTTTGCCTCCCGTTCCGTTTATTCAACCAATCCGCTATACCGATTTTCCGTTGCTGACGCTAGCTATGTTTTAAACCAACTTAGCCAGTATTCGCTCTATGCGTTTGAAGAAGAACTGCAAAAAGGGTATATCACCGTGGCTGGCGGGCACCGAGTCGGCCTTGCTGGGAAAACCGTTTTGGAAAACGGTGCCGTCCAGACCATTCGTCCAGTCAGCTCTTTTAATGTACGGATTGCCCGCCAAAAAATAGGAGCTGCAGAAAAGGTAATTGACAAACTTTATGATCGACAGACAAATAGTTGGCAGAACGCGTTGCTCATTGGACCACCGCAAACTGGGAAAACAACCGTATTGCGCGATGTAGCTCGGATCGTTAGCACAGGAAGCAAAAAAGACCACATCCCCTCCTGTAAAGTCGGCATTGTCGATGAACGTTCAGAAATTGCCGGCTGTGTGGCTGGTGTTCCACAGCATGAACTCGGGATACGGGTGGATGTTCTCGATGGTTGTCCAAAGGCAGAAGGAATGATGATGTTAATCCGCTCTATGTCTCCTGATGTCCTCATCGTCGATGAAATTGGTAGAGAAGAAGATGCAAAAGCGATTCTAGAAGCACGCCATGCAGGCGTTAGCCTTATTGCCACCGCTCACGGTCATACATTGGAAGAAGTAGCAAAGCGCCCCGTTTTTAACGGGCTGTTTGAACAAGAGGCGTTCACTTGTGTCATTGAATTAGGGAAAAGCCCGCGCCCTGGCAGCATTAAGCGAGTAAGACGCCCGCAGCAAACGAGGATAAGACGATGA
- the spoIIIAB gene encoding stage III sporulation protein SpoIIIAB has translation MKWLGAALILLCSTLYGLEQAKKLRDRPQQIRQLRVALQALEAEMLYGQTPLAQASENIAKQLEGAIGDMFACFAAKLRARKQTAMDAWREALEAVWEETALKSGEREVLHQFGATLGTMDRSQQQKQLKLAQTHLEREELEAKETQLRYEKMAKTLGVLAGLLLVILFV, from the coding sequence ATGAAATGGCTCGGTGCAGCGCTCATTCTTTTATGCTCCACTCTTTACGGGCTAGAGCAGGCGAAAAAGCTAAGAGACAGACCCCAGCAAATTCGCCAGCTTCGTGTAGCATTACAGGCGCTTGAAGCAGAAATGCTTTACGGGCAAACGCCTCTCGCTCAAGCTAGCGAAAACATTGCCAAGCAACTAGAAGGTGCAATTGGAGACATGTTTGCCTGTTTCGCGGCAAAGCTTCGTGCGCGTAAGCAAACGGCAATGGACGCTTGGCGGGAAGCGTTAGAGGCCGTGTGGGAAGAAACGGCATTAAAAAGCGGAGAACGGGAAGTGTTGCATCAGTTTGGCGCTACGCTTGGAACAATGGACCGCAGTCAGCAACAAAAACAGCTTAAGCTCGCCCAAACCCATTTGGAGCGTGAGGAGCTTGAAGCGAAAGAGACACAGCTTCGCTATGAAAAAATGGCAAAAACGTTAGGCGTGCTTGCAGGGCTGTTACTCGTCATTTTATTTGTATAA
- the spoIIIAC gene encoding stage III sporulation protein AC has product MAYDVNTIFQIAGIGIIVAMMHTVLKQMGKEDWAHWVTLIGFVVVLYMVATIIDDLFQKIRSVFLFQA; this is encoded by the coding sequence GTGGCATATGATGTGAATACGATATTCCAAATTGCCGGAATTGGCATTATCGTCGCGATGATGCATACCGTGCTTAAGCAAATGGGCAAGGAAGATTGGGCCCACTGGGTGACGCTAATCGGCTTTGTCGTTGTTTTATATATGGTTGCCACAATCATTGACGACTTGTTCCAAAAAATCCGCAGCGTGTTTTTGTTCCAGGCGTAG
- the spoIIIAD gene encoding stage III sporulation protein AD, which translates to MEIVQLVGLGLIATFLALVVKEQKPAFAFLLTMFVGAFIFLFLIDEIAVMIEMISQLAESANIHMVYLQTILKIIGIAYITEFGAQIAKDAGQSSIASKIELAGKIFILVLAIPIIKAVIEMILSLLPMSG; encoded by the coding sequence ATTGAAATCGTCCAACTAGTTGGATTAGGGCTGATTGCAACATTTCTAGCACTTGTCGTAAAAGAGCAGAAACCGGCATTTGCTTTTTTGCTGACAATGTTCGTTGGCGCCTTTATTTTTCTATTTTTGATTGACGAAATTGCCGTCATGATTGAGATGATCAGCCAGCTTGCCGAAAGTGCCAACATCCATATGGTTTATTTGCAAACGATTTTAAAAATCATAGGCATTGCTTATATTACAGAATTTGGCGCACAAATTGCCAAGGATGCCGGTCAAAGCTCAATTGCTTCAAAAATTGAACTGGCAGGAAAGATCTTTATTCTTGTGCTGGCAATCCCTATCATCAAGGCTGTCATTGAAATGATTTTGTCGCTTTTGCCCATGTCGGGATAA
- the spoIIIAE gene encoding stage III sporulation protein AE, producing MGSKKSVVSLLFCIVCCFGLQSETAFAEENDVQPPAEELVNEQLNILKLDEIQDYWESVSEEYGGFLPESQKGNLTDFLKGDKQFDLKEWGIGLIKYLFHELIVNGKLMGMLLLLTIFSYILQSFQTAFEHQTVSKTAYAVTLLVLAMIAMNGFHTAITYATEAINSMVHFTIALLPLLLAMMASIGGASTSALFHPIIIFLVHTSGLIVNAVVLPLLFISAVLGIVSTFSDHYKVTRLANLFRTGAVGLLGICMTVFLGVVSVQGTTTAAVDGLTLRTAKFIASNFVPVVGRMFTDATDTVASASLLLKNTIGMSGLVILLAICAFPAIKVLSIAFIFQVSAAVLQPLGDGAIIDCLGIIGKAVLYVFAALALVGFMFFLAITLMVAASNIAFLMR from the coding sequence ATGGGAAGCAAAAAATCCGTCGTTTCCTTGCTTTTCTGCATCGTTTGTTGCTTTGGCCTTCAAAGTGAGACCGCGTTTGCAGAAGAAAATGACGTCCAACCGCCAGCAGAAGAGCTCGTAAACGAGCAGTTAAACATATTAAAGCTTGATGAAATCCAAGACTACTGGGAGTCCGTCTCAGAAGAGTACGGGGGCTTTCTTCCTGAAAGCCAAAAAGGGAACTTAACCGATTTTTTAAAAGGAGACAAGCAGTTTGATTTAAAGGAGTGGGGCATCGGCCTTATAAAATACTTGTTCCATGAATTGATCGTCAATGGGAAACTAATGGGAATGCTGCTGTTGTTGACGATTTTTTCTTATATCCTTCAATCGTTTCAAACCGCATTTGAACATCAGACAGTGAGCAAAACCGCTTATGCGGTCACGCTGTTAGTATTAGCGATGATTGCGATGAATGGATTTCATACAGCCATTACATATGCGACAGAAGCGATTAATTCGATGGTGCACTTTACGATTGCGTTGCTGCCGCTGTTGCTGGCAATGATGGCTTCCATTGGCGGCGCTTCGACTTCTGCATTGTTTCATCCGATTATTATTTTTTTAGTCCATACGAGTGGATTAATCGTCAATGCTGTCGTTTTGCCGCTTTTATTCATTTCGGCTGTCCTTGGCATAGTCAGTACATTTAGTGACCACTATAAAGTGACACGACTAGCGAATTTATTCCGGACTGGAGCAGTTGGGCTGCTAGGCATTTGTATGACTGTCTTCCTAGGCGTCGTTTCAGTCCAAGGGACGACGACTGCCGCTGTCGACGGATTAACGCTGCGGACCGCAAAGTTTATCGCGAGCAATTTTGTTCCAGTAGTAGGACGAATGTTTACAGATGCGACGGATACCGTTGCGAGCGCTTCATTGCTTTTAAAAAATACGATAGGCATGAGTGGGCTTGTCATTCTCTTGGCTATATGCGCTTTTCCAGCGATTAAAGTGTTGTCGATTGCGTTTATTTTTCAAGTTTCGGCTGCTGTTCTACAGCCACTTGGCGACGGGGCAATCATTGATTGTTTAGGGATCATCGGCAAAGCCGTCCTATATGTGTTTGCGGCGCTTGCACTCGTCGGCTTCATGTTTTTCTTAGCAATCACATTAATGGTTGCCGCTAGCAACATCGCTTTTTTGATGAGGTGA
- the spoIIIAF gene encoding stage III sporulation protein AF, giving the protein MNGWVTSIVLLILLAVVLELLLPNTALKNYVKLVVSLMLLVMMLQPVLSLFHQDPEKWLYSLVEQASQQEQAIDIEEKINSQKKEIDQFFDAYTSEQVAVQLKDQVEEKLASRHQMSITHIAVAETAEEPGVAIEVHVGSSEKAESSLGAGKPIEPVSIEIDTTDGRSQQKPVENNDEVALFLADEWGVPESAITLVREGGVGE; this is encoded by the coding sequence ATTAATGGGTGGGTCACGTCGATCGTGCTGTTGATTTTGCTCGCGGTCGTCCTTGAATTGCTTTTGCCAAATACAGCGTTAAAAAACTATGTCAAACTGGTTGTTAGTTTAATGCTGCTTGTCATGATGCTCCAACCTGTGCTTTCCTTGTTTCACCAAGACCCAGAAAAATGGCTCTACAGCCTGGTAGAGCAGGCATCTCAACAAGAACAAGCCATTGATATTGAGGAAAAAATAAATTCACAAAAAAAAGAGATAGATCAGTTCTTTGATGCATATACATCTGAACAAGTGGCTGTCCAACTAAAAGACCAAGTTGAGGAAAAGTTGGCGAGTCGTCATCAAATGTCCATTACGCACATCGCCGTGGCGGAGACAGCAGAGGAACCTGGAGTGGCGATAGAAGTCCATGTAGGTTCGTCGGAAAAAGCAGAGTCCAGCTTAGGTGCGGGGAAGCCGATTGAACCTGTTTCCATTGAAATCGACACAACCGACGGGCGTAGCCAGCAAAAACCAGTTGAAAACAATGACGAGGTTGCTCTGTTTTTGGCCGACGAATGGGGTGTTCCAGAGTCCGCAATCACATTGGTAAGAGAAGGAGGGGTGGGTGAATGA
- the spoIIIAG gene encoding stage III sporulation protein AG has product MNEKEKADDWFKKWLPKQPDKKKRSFSPKYILLLGCLGVALMLLSQFLQPENDDAMPATNEADSNEDGGEDTAPVFGRKVEENSMADYEMRYENQLREALQEIVGVNNVSIVVNLAESEKQVYEKNVKRGRQETHETDREGGSRQVEDTQEEENVVITRNGDQDEPLVISKEKPAVAGVLVVAEGVENVQVKAWVVEAVSRVLDVAPHRVSVMPKKMKEE; this is encoded by the coding sequence ATGAATGAAAAAGAAAAAGCTGACGATTGGTTTAAAAAATGGCTACCTAAACAGCCAGATAAAAAAAAACGCAGCTTTTCGCCCAAATACATCTTACTGCTAGGCTGTCTCGGTGTAGCGTTAATGCTTTTGAGTCAATTTTTGCAACCGGAAAATGATGACGCGATGCCAGCTACAAATGAGGCAGACTCGAATGAAGACGGCGGGGAGGACACAGCTCCTGTGTTTGGCCGGAAAGTCGAAGAAAATTCAATGGCTGACTATGAAATGCGTTATGAAAATCAATTGCGCGAGGCGCTGCAAGAGATAGTCGGCGTCAATAATGTCTCAATCGTTGTCAATCTCGCGGAAAGTGAAAAGCAGGTTTATGAAAAAAATGTAAAACGCGGGCGCCAAGAGACACATGAGACAGACCGTGAAGGCGGCAGCAGACAAGTAGAGGATACACAAGAAGAAGAAAATGTTGTGATTACCCGCAACGGCGATCAAGATGAGCCGCTTGTCATTTCGAAAGAAAAACCAGCGGTAGCAGGCGTACTTGTTGTTGCGGAAGGAGTGGAAAATGTACAAGTAAAGGCTTGGGTAGTAGAAGCGGTGAGCCGTGTGTTAGATGTAGCGCCACATCGCGTATCTGTAATGCCGAAGAAAATGAAGGAGGAATAA
- a CDS encoding SpoIIIAH-like family protein, producing the protein MVLKKQTVWLLTMLSLMLVLGVYYAYPGNQNAGDEGTDPIASEEAGVEVEVNEDGTVDGDMIASLSGNDNYTEARLKLNEARHKEAEQYTREASAEDSSAEEAVAANDKSIEILAVGDNEQMLESLLRAEGYNDALVMSEADSVQIMVQAESLSKAEANSIMQLAKEHLQTTADISVHLDEITE; encoded by the coding sequence ATGGTTCTTAAAAAGCAAACGGTTTGGCTATTGACAATGTTAAGCTTAATGTTGGTTCTTGGTGTGTACTATGCCTATCCAGGTAATCAAAACGCTGGAGATGAAGGGACAGACCCAATCGCTTCAGAAGAAGCAGGGGTGGAAGTCGAAGTGAATGAAGATGGCACGGTTGATGGTGATATGATCGCAAGCCTTTCTGGTAACGACAATTACACGGAAGCGCGTTTAAAATTAAATGAGGCACGCCACAAAGAAGCAGAACAGTATACCCGTGAAGCGTCTGCTGAAGATAGCTCTGCTGAGGAAGCAGTAGCCGCGAACGACAAATCGATTGAAATCCTTGCTGTAGGGGACAACGAGCAAATGCTGGAATCGCTCTTGCGTGCAGAAGGGTATAACGATGCGCTCGTCATGTCTGAAGCAGACAGCGTACAAATCATGGTCCAAGCCGAAAGCCTTTCAAAAGCCGAAGCCAACTCAATTATGCAGCTTGCCAAAGAGCATTTGCAAACAACTGCAGACATTTCTGTCCACTTGGATGAAATAACAGAATAA
- the accB gene encoding acetyl-CoA carboxylase biotin carboxyl carrier protein, giving the protein MFKVDEIKSLIEALDSSSLEELELEQENGKLVLKKNNGQVAVPLEQPTAAVQKAPAAAPAPAAQPEEKVESKEPEANADGRDLFTVTSPMVGTFYAAPSPDADPYVRTGDSVEEDTVVCIVEAMKLMNPIVADTKGKIVEIVAENGELVEYGQPLMVVERNK; this is encoded by the coding sequence ATGTTTAAAGTTGATGAAATTAAAAGTCTAATAGAAGCACTTGATTCCTCTTCTCTTGAGGAACTTGAACTGGAGCAAGAAAATGGAAAACTTGTATTAAAGAAAAACAATGGTCAAGTCGCAGTGCCGCTCGAACAGCCGACAGCCGCTGTACAAAAAGCGCCTGCTGCCGCGCCAGCACCAGCGGCGCAGCCGGAAGAAAAAGTCGAAAGCAAAGAGCCAGAAGCCAATGCAGATGGACGGGATTTGTTTACGGTTACGTCGCCGATGGTAGGGACGTTTTATGCAGCGCCATCGCCTGATGCTGATCCGTATGTACGCACAGGCGATAGCGTTGAGGAAGACACGGTTGTCTGCATTGTCGAAGCAATGAAACTAATGAACCCGATTGTAGCCGATACAAAAGGGAAAATTGTTGAGATTGTGGCAGAAAACGGTGAACTTGTTGAGTACGGACAGCCGCTAATGGTTGTTGAACGGAATAAGTAG
- the accC gene encoding acetyl-CoA carboxylase biotin carboxylase subunit — translation MIKRILIANRGEIAVRVIRACKELGIETVAVFSEADADSLHVQLADQAFCIGPTESAKSYLNFTNLMSVATLTETDAIHPGYGFLAENADFAEICADCNITFIGPSPTAISRMGTKDVARETMAKAGVPIVPGSNGIVETIEDAKQIARDIGYPVIIKATAGGGGKGIRVARNEKELESGIKVTQQEAETAFGNPGVYLEKYIEDFRHVEIQVLADNHGNVIHLGERDCSIQRRLQKLLEESPSPAITEEKRQEMGRAAVEAARAVQYSGAGTVEFIYDHNTGDFYFMEMNTRIQVEHPVTEMVTGVDLIKEQIRIADNEKLSLAQEDVTYNGWSIECRINAENPEKNFMPSPGKIVDYLAPGGLGVRVDSAAYPGCVISPFYDSMIAKVIVHGATREEAIARMRRALSEFEISGVDTTIPFHLQLLNHEVFVSGDFNTKFVEEHDVMPVKK, via the coding sequence ATGATCAAACGAATTTTAATAGCCAACCGCGGCGAAATTGCCGTTCGGGTCATTCGCGCGTGTAAGGAGCTCGGCATTGAAACAGTGGCCGTTTTTTCTGAAGCAGATGCTGATTCATTACACGTCCAACTTGCAGACCAAGCATTTTGCATTGGGCCAACAGAGTCTGCCAAAAGCTACTTGAATTTCACCAACTTAATGAGCGTAGCGACATTAACGGAAACGGACGCGATTCATCCTGGCTATGGCTTTTTAGCGGAAAACGCCGATTTCGCGGAAATTTGCGCAGACTGTAACATTACCTTTATTGGCCCAAGCCCAACAGCGATAAGCCGGATGGGGACAAAAGATGTTGCCAGGGAAACAATGGCGAAAGCCGGCGTGCCAATCGTACCTGGGTCAAATGGAATTGTGGAAACAATTGAAGATGCAAAACAAATTGCCCGCGATATTGGATACCCTGTTATTATTAAAGCAACGGCCGGTGGAGGCGGTAAAGGGATCCGCGTCGCCCGCAATGAGAAAGAATTAGAATCGGGCATTAAAGTGACACAGCAAGAAGCAGAGACGGCCTTTGGCAATCCTGGCGTTTATTTGGAAAAGTATATTGAAGATTTCAGGCATGTTGAAATCCAAGTGCTGGCCGATAACCACGGCAACGTTATCCATTTAGGCGAGCGCGATTGTTCGATTCAGCGCCGTTTGCAAAAATTGCTTGAAGAAAGCCCTTCCCCTGCAATTACAGAGGAAAAGCGTCAAGAAATGGGGCGCGCGGCGGTAGAAGCGGCAAGGGCCGTTCAATACTCTGGAGCTGGTACAGTTGAATTTATTTATGACCACAATACGGGCGATTTTTATTTCATGGAAATGAATACGCGCATTCAAGTTGAGCATCCTGTGACGGAGATGGTCACCGGTGTTGATTTGATTAAAGAACAAATCCGCATCGCAGACAATGAAAAGTTGTCGTTGGCGCAAGAAGATGTCACGTATAACGGGTGGTCAATCGAATGCCGCATTAACGCTGAAAATCCAGAAAAGAACTTTATGCCATCTCCAGGAAAAATCGTTGACTACCTTGCTCCTGGTGGACTTGGCGTCCGCGTTGATTCAGCTGCTTACCCAGGCTGCGTCATCTCGCCATTTTATGACTCGATGATCGCCAAAGTAATCGTGCATGGCGCTACTCGGGAGGAGGCAATTGCCCGGATGAGACGGGCGTTGTCTGAATTTGAAATTAGCGGTGTTGATACAACGATTCCGTTCCATCTCCAGCTTCTAAACCATGAGGTGTTTGTTTCTGGCGATTTTAATACGAAGTTTGTTGAAGAACATGATGTGATGCCAGTAAAAAAATAA
- a CDS encoding Asp23/Gls24 family envelope stress response protein codes for MEDHQLLELDEQKGGLGKVEISPEVIEVIAGIATQEVEGVAALRGNFAADVAERLGRKNHGKGVKVELTEEGIIVDVSIIISYGAAVPEVAKLIQLNIQQALETMTAIRLNEINVHVVGVYFESPEAQNSVDNDYE; via the coding sequence ATGGAAGACCACCAACTGTTAGAACTTGACGAGCAAAAAGGCGGGCTTGGGAAAGTCGAAATCTCTCCAGAAGTCATTGAAGTAATTGCCGGTATCGCGACACAGGAAGTGGAAGGTGTAGCTGCATTAAGAGGCAACTTTGCTGCTGATGTAGCCGAACGCCTCGGGAGAAAGAACCATGGAAAAGGCGTTAAAGTTGAACTGACAGAAGAAGGCATTATTGTCGACGTTTCCATTATCATTTCCTATGGCGCAGCTGTGCCGGAAGTAGCCAAATTAATCCAGCTTAATATTCAACAAGCGCTGGAAACAATGACGGCTATTCGCTTAAATGAAATCAATGTCCATGTCGTCGGCGTTTACTTTGAGTCCCCAGAAGCACAAAACTCAGTAGATAACGACTACGAATAG
- the nusB gene encoding transcription antitermination factor NusB yields MNRRVARLRAVQTLYQLTLIDIDVDKAIENTLNDEEEPSEFYKTLVYGTLEHQNEIDGYLSENLKGYTLDRLGHVDRAIARMGLFEMLYLDDIPVNVTLNESIELAKAFGGTDAGRFINGVLSNSYDTAMKNK; encoded by the coding sequence ATGAACCGACGTGTAGCAAGGCTGCGAGCTGTGCAAACACTCTACCAGCTGACTTTAATTGATATCGACGTGGACAAAGCGATCGAAAATACGCTAAATGATGAAGAAGAACCGAGCGAATTTTACAAAACGCTTGTCTATGGGACGCTTGAACACCAAAATGAAATTGACGGGTATTTAAGCGAAAATTTAAAAGGGTATACGCTTGACCGACTGGGCCACGTTGACCGGGCAATCGCACGCATGGGATTGTTTGAGATGTTGTATTTAGACGATATCCCTGTAAATGTGACGTTGAATGAATCAATCGAGCTTGCAAAAGCATTTGGCGGGACTGATGCAGGACGTTTTATCAATGGGGTATTGTCGAATTCATATGATACGGCAATGAAAAACAAATAA